A part of Marinobacter psychrophilus genomic DNA contains:
- a CDS encoding alpha/beta fold hydrolase, whose protein sequence is MSLSLSLLQAFFGIYSRLSPPGAARKAVKLMTSPRIKEERRRSSIPLFDQAVQLSGGGVLSIHGNGQKKMLLLHGWSGWIGQFKDLISQLDPNEYTIYAVHPLGHGESHAEESHPGRFIEAVLEARDYVGVPFDVAIGHSLGAAALVYVQAMKSCFDRLVLVSGPATIEGVLNRFARFVNLGEKSKRLFIRGMETTVGLDVNRLDLVTLAPAIMEPTLLVHDVMDQEVPVIESKALNEVFPRSRLFETSGYGHSRLLQNPDVISEIVKFIHSPRPALISI, encoded by the coding sequence ATGAGTTTATCACTAAGCTTGCTGCAAGCTTTTTTTGGCATATATAGCCGATTGTCACCTCCGGGAGCCGCTCGAAAAGCTGTCAAGCTAATGACCAGTCCCCGGATTAAAGAAGAACGACGAAGGTCATCGATTCCGTTGTTTGATCAGGCCGTGCAATTGAGTGGAGGAGGCGTTTTGTCCATCCACGGCAACGGTCAGAAGAAGATGCTGCTGTTGCACGGATGGTCTGGCTGGATCGGGCAATTCAAAGATCTGATCAGTCAGCTTGATCCGAATGAGTACACCATTTATGCGGTTCATCCTCTGGGGCATGGGGAATCTCACGCAGAGGAATCGCATCCCGGGCGGTTTATTGAAGCCGTTCTGGAAGCACGTGATTACGTGGGAGTACCCTTTGATGTTGCTATCGGGCACTCCCTGGGCGCGGCCGCGCTGGTGTATGTACAAGCAATGAAAAGCTGTTTCGACCGTTTGGTACTAGTTTCAGGCCCAGCAACGATTGAGGGGGTACTGAACCGGTTTGCCCGATTCGTGAATCTTGGCGAAAAGAGTAAACGACTTTTCATCCGTGGTATGGAAACAACGGTAGGGTTGGATGTTAACCGGTTAGATCTGGTCACGCTCGCACCAGCAATCATGGAACCCACGTTGCTGGTTCACGACGTTATGGATCAAGAGGTGCCAGTCATTGAATCAAAGGCGCTGAATGAGGTTTTCCCGCGCAGCCGGTTGTTCGAGACCAGTGGGTATGGTCATAGCCGACTTTTGCAGAACCCTGATGTGATTAGCGAGATCGTGAAGTTTATCCATTCACCCCGTCCGGCCCTGATAAGCATCTGA
- a CDS encoding MarR family winged helix-turn-helix transcriptional regulator: MSEHLSDSHNTTPLDVAQTCAALYSRVFSRLVTRHYNNSLSETGLRITQFSILNAIKLSPPNSINELADLLGMERTSLQRTVEKLIAKGLLQSQPTGHKRSLGLSLTTKGEEIFQQALLKWEEAHEEFTSLVGEDDWAEMAQKLWRYSGKLKSTL, encoded by the coding sequence ATGTCCGAGCACTTATCCGACAGCCATAATACGACGCCTCTGGATGTCGCCCAAACGTGTGCGGCGCTGTATTCAAGGGTGTTTTCAAGGCTGGTAACCCGCCACTATAACAACAGCCTGTCGGAAACCGGTCTTCGCATCACTCAGTTTTCCATACTGAATGCCATCAAATTATCACCACCAAACTCCATCAACGAGCTTGCGGATCTGCTTGGCATGGAGAGAACATCACTGCAACGGACTGTCGAAAAGCTGATAGCCAAAGGCCTGCTCCAATCTCAACCTACAGGCCACAAACGCTCTTTGGGCCTGTCACTCACGACTAAGGGCGAAGAAATATTCCAGCAAGCATTGCTCAAATGGGAAGAAGCTCATGAGGAGTTTACCAGCCTGGTTGGAGAGGATGACTGGGCGGAAATGGCCCAAAAACTCTGGCGATACAGCGGCAAACTTAAGTCCACACTCTAG